Part of the Henckelia pumila isolate YLH828 chromosome 2, ASM3356847v2, whole genome shotgun sequence genome is shown below.
GGATGTTAAAAAGTCGTATAATCACCCCTCGTCAGCAATGATAATTGCTCTCTGAACCGCTTCCATCCATAGATTAATAAAGATGACTAGATCACCATCTGAAATTCTTTGATATCGCTGATAAGTAGTAATATTTCGCAAAGCCCTCAACTCTTTTTGAGACATAGAAGGTGTATACCATCAAGACTGAACACATCCTCAGCTCTAGATGTACCAAGCTGCCTCATATACTTTTCTAGTGGATATTTTCTTTCCCTAGGGTAAGTAGTTAAAACTACCCGCAGAAGATTTATTATAGCTCTCAGTAGCTGAACTTTTGTTGtgatttcatcttcaaaaatgCGTCTTAGGACCTCCATTTTTGTCTGTTTAAGATAATTAGAAGTGCTCACTATAAATAACGATGAGGACATTTGTTAGTACTCATGTTGCGTTTATTCTTTAATGAACATGCAAGGTACTTGTAAGAGCAATAAAGACAGCAGCTAATCCCAAGAAAGAAGAAAGTTGCTGCATGAAGCAGAAAATTCATTGGAGTATTGTCAGAAGATATGAGATCAACTGATCCAGTAACAGTACATCAAAATAGAAATATCGTATTACTCCAAGGAAAAAAGGTAACAACAGCATTATCAAGAAACAACAAAGTGCATCAGCATTAGAAAATTGCTGCAGAATAACGAATCATAAAAGTTTATATTTCACATAAATGAGCCAAACAACAAATGATATCAAATGTTATAAACAGGGAAAAAGAGTACATAATACAGAAGAAAGTATTGGAACTTGCAAAGATTAGAAGGGTGACAACATAAGACAATCAGATACATCCAAATTGAAGGGATACCGTGGAAGCACCTGAACTGAAACTGATGATGTGCACCACAGCTAAACTGATCACctgaaattagtttatcaatctaAACTGAAGACCACAAAACCACTCCAACATTATTGTTGCCCTGGTTTAGCATCAGCAACAtcgaaacaacaaaaaaaattagaagaaaAAGATGAAACATCAGCATTAGAACTTCTGAAGAAATGACATATATATGGATTTACAGAAGAATGATAAGCAATTGCCTAATATTTGACAAAGCACCAAAAAGGGAGAAAttgttgaaaattgaaatatccaagtttcggtGTTTGTGAAACTAATCCGATGGAATTCAACAAAGCAGGAAACGCAGACTGGTTCAAGCCAAACCACGCAAAACAACGAGAAGAATTAAATAAGTAAACTGATGTCTTAGAGCATAATTGAGTTGACCGTTGACCCAAACTAAAGATACATCAAAGGGTCATAATTTAGTCTTCAAGAGAAAAAGAACGATTTATTAAAGAAAGCTTTAAAACGTGTCTCCAAAGAGAAAGGGCTAAACTGATCACATGAAGACATATGCTAAATTGATGACAGATTGAGCTACCAAACTGATCAATTGCGAACATCTTACTCATTGCATCAGTTTACCATCGCAACCAGAAGTGGATAAGGTTTCCCGTACAAAGCCAACAACACAAAGTTACAGAGGGAAAGTCAGTGTACTATTGTCAGAGAATGTTGAAGAAAAGACAAGCCAACGGCAAATGATTTGAATTCAAAAAGAGCCGTTAGAGAAAGCCTATAAATACAAGATTAGATAGAGAGACGCCAAGGGTGTGCGTGATAACAAAGAAATATTCAGTAGTGTGTAACACAATTGGGCACAACAATCATAAACactctcaagaacacatatatacAACAAGAAAAACATCAAGGATCACGATAATCAACTGATCAAGCACAAGTATAAAGTCTTAGTTGATCAAGTGTAGGATCAATCTATGCTAAGCTCTATcgagttgtaaactctgtaatagaTCAGTTGAGTGTTCTGTGAAAACACTATCGTTGTGATAAGAAACAGTCGAGGGTTGTGTTCTTGTTTCTAGAAGTTCTGGGATAGGCTGTgtgtgtaagtcctagtcttggatcGGGCTTTTACAAATTACTTGTAActgtcaaagtcttctagagtgGATCCTTCCGAGATGAAAGAAGGGAAGACGTAGAAGtgattgaaatctccgaacatccataaacatctcgTGTGTTGCTTAACTATCAGTTTACCATTTTCACACACACTCACGAAACTGCTCAACCATTTGAATCATGTTCTAATCTGTTGATTGGCATTTTCCGCACATACTCTGTTTGTTAATCAACATAGACACACGAGAAAGAAAGAGCTCAGTTGACTAACTAACCTCAACTGAACTCAACTTGTAAAAGATAGTGGGGTAAACTGCTACAGTGACACATTCGAAATTAGTCCAACAGTAACCCCCGTAAACCGATCCTATCAGTTATTTCccattatttttttccaaattatttaaaatttcaaattagaGTGTCATACTAAGAGACCATGTAATTTTTCTAAGTTCTTCTTGCTTAATAAATAGGTATAGATATTAGCCTTTAACGTATAAGCacgttgtgtgtgtgtgtgtgtgtgtatatatatatatatatatatacatatatatatatagagagagtttTGATCACATGAACAACTATCATGGGCAACTACGTAAGTAACAGCTGACGTGACACCTTGTACATCCAATGAGTGATTGTCACGTCAGCTGTTGCTCACGTAATTGCTCATGGTGGTTGCCCATGTGATcgaaattctatatatatatataatatttttatttttgaactttcaatcatttatttaatttaactcATACGAAAAAatctaaatataaaatatttatatttatgataactactaaaaatttggTTGATGGATTGAAAAATTATAAAGAGAGAAGATCGATAGAGATCAAAGCaagaaaatcatgaaaaataaaaataataaacttacCGAGCATAGTTGTGtgtataacataatatattttcacATATTTTGTTTTGAAAGATTCTATTTACTTATTACAATATTCTATTGGATTAAATATGAGATAAGATTCAGTGAGATGAATTTTTTCATGtacaattataaaattaaaaaaaattaatcatacctaaaaaattaaatatatattagctAGAGTTAAAGTGTAAAAGAACAATTTCCATTTCCAAAATAAGGAAAAGTTTCACCaaaagtggttattattaaaataaaaaaagttatatacatatatatatcttagaaattacaaaataatatgCAAGGTATCACGTATCTGCATTTGATTGCCATATATCAGGATTATCCACCTTGctagaaaattttaatattttgcaaCCTTGAGATAtgtttcaacaattttttttaaattaaagttttatttgaacatatattttaaaaacgtttttagtgttttatacatggaaaaaacattttaaaacatattctttaagtatagtttttaaagaatAAATGAGATGTGGGTTTAGATATTTTTAGAATGGAACTATGAAAGATAATGATGAACAACATTACTTTTAAAATGTTATGTATTTATATAATACTTGTCCAAATgcatattatttattcttaaaaacaacttttaaaatattttataaaaaaaaattttgagaagattttataaaaaaaatttaaaaaacacttttatgAAAGCGTTGTATAAGTTTTTGTCCAAACGGAacctataaaaatattaataatatccAAAATGGTCTTATCCTTGTGGCCAGAGCCGCCGTGAGGCCCGTGACTAGCGGATGCCGGAATATCGTTGGCGGCAAGACGGCCACGTTAAATTAAAATGACCAACTTTGGAATATTCTCAAAATAATTTATCTCGAATTCATCGATCAAATATCACGCCACTCAGATACACAATTAGAACATTTCAAATTGTTTTTCTTCTCCCTTTTGTCGGTTCATGTGTTGCGTATATGTAAagtttattcttaaaaaaaattaaacaaaaaataaatggtaaaatttttaaaaaaaatgcgaAAAAATGGAAAAATTTAACGTTTTTGTAAACAAATAGTAGCCAAAAGACTATAAAGGTATTTTTACAAAGATGAATGACATtttcatacataaaaataaataaaaatcaaaaagtACAAAGTTTGATgtcattttggtaaataaaaaTACATGTGTTAAAAAATGTCGggcatataaaatatatattttgccTAATAATTTTGGTCATGAGAATTAAGATAAGATATATAATCATTGATCACCTTAAATTTTATCTTACTACTAGTACTGTCATGTACGTGTTGTCTGCTTGTAcagtttgttttttttaataaaacaaaaaaaaattgtaaaatcaAAAAATACGAAAAAATGTAgcattttcataaataaatattcacCAAAACGCAACATTTACATCAATTTTACAGGTGTGTAGCCTTTTCGTAAATAAAAAGACATCAAAGGTCAAAAAGTAAATATCGTTTTGGTGAATAAGCAAACATCTAATGACTAAAAAAATAACACCATATAGAATGATTAATTTGCCTAATAATTTTGGCTTGTTATTAATTAAGCTAGGATATAGTCGTAATTTATCTCAAGTTTCATCAACTAATTAAAAGTTAGTTAATTAAGGGGTCTCtactataataaaaaataacatatctTAGTAACTCAATTAAAATTGATTTGGTGAAACTACAAACGAAATATCTAACTTACCcttcaaaaccaaaaaaaaaaaacaaaacaaaacaaaacaagaatCTCTATGTTTATTTTAAACTTCACGTGTCCATGATTTTCTCCATTTTTTCGTGTCTCATATTAATTTTAAACTTAAATATGTTAAGAAtaaaaatacaacaacaacaacagtaataataataataataataataataataataataataataataataataataataattcatgttttagtttcaaaaaaaaattcatgtttTAACAACACACAAATTACGTGTGTGGATACGACTAATCAATTTTGAAAAACGGTTACTTAAAAGAACTCGaccattatttttatatttttcaatttatgcTTCATTATTTCTTCCTTATCCTCGATTGTTTGGAATATATAGAAAGGGATTTCTAATTTTTACGCATCGGTTCATTAGAGGGTCACCTTCTAGGCATGcagcatgacctatttgttccATATGGTGTCGATGGTAACCATTGAATTAGTCTTTTATGGCGATAGATATTCAATACTATGCAACTACATAcgcaaatataaatttaaatgaatTGAATAGTTCTTATTTATCACGCACATCTATAACTTGAACGGTAACAACAAATGCATAATTGTGTTCAATCGAGATTATTAATTCACATTCAATTAGCAAATACGCATATAGATGTAATATACCAAATGATCCAAATTGCATGTGCCAAATGTATGAATCCAAACCTCATCCATATATATATGCCAATCCATCTCGCCTTCATGCATCATCAAATTTCACTAGCTACATACAAATTACAATATTTACGCACatccacacaaaaaaaaaaaagaatcaaGAATCAGAGTAAATAAAAGGGCAATGCCTAATCCAGTTAATAATTCTATGAAGATAATCACATTGATAATGGGACTAATGGCAGCATCATTTTCTGCAGTGGAGAGTCGTCCAGACACCACTGTGCAATCCCTCATTTGCAACGTAAAGTCGTATGCACCAAATGGCCCTTTTGCCAACagtgtggcttatgttttagcTGATCTAACGAACGTTGCGCCTTCGCAGCCAGGATACAATTACTACACAGTCTCTCCTTTCAAACCCATTGCTTATGGGCATGCAACTTGTAGTGTAAATCTGGGAAATTCGGAGTGCGTCAGTTGCTTGATTGCTGCACGAGGATCTGTGTCTAGTTTCTGTGCTAATCGCATCGGTGGCCAAGTTACTATGGTTGATTGTAGCATGAGGTACGAGAACTATGGGTTCGCGTAGATTCGGCATGACTGGCACGTTGATGTTTCTGTCCTGGCACTGACCCCAGAGACGGTGTTCGTTGACAAATAATGTGTTCCAAAGATGTTTGAGTTGAATTTGAATTCGCATTGTGTTCCTTTTCCTATGTCTGATCATGTACTTTGATCTCATATGGTGCTTTGTTCGTACGTTGTGTTTAATTAGTAGCTCTTCGGGTTATTGTACTGTATTGTATCTCTTTTCTTTGACATTTGAATCATTTGGGCTTAGCTTATAAATGCAGAAGATTGATGAACTTTATTTTCCaatgaattatatatattatgtttgTGCATATCTAGAGTGATTTTTTCTAATCAAACTGGATATAGATAGATATTAGATACATGATTCATGGATTCACGAGCAGGTGATCCTTATGAAAAGCAAGTGGCAATCTCTTGACGATCATATCGACTATGGTAACCAAAAATGGGACCAAAACTAAGATTTGGCTAATTATTTTGCAATGGCAGTGGGTAAGCAAAATGGTGAACTTGGCCTTATTAAAGTGGTATGGGCAGGTTCAAATCGGTGATTAATGAACCATCAGACTTGGCTTGAGAGCGATCCTTTTCGAAGAACTCTTCCCCTTCTAACTGAAGTAGTGATCAGGAAATGAAAACTAATTTATCATATACTATAAATTGTCTGAATTATGAAGTTTGTATATATCTACTACATTAGCTGGGATAATCCAACCAGATAAACCCTTTTCCTCGTAGATTTTCTGCAAAAAGACCGAGCCTTAAGCACATCAAGAATCTCGAAAACCTATCTCTATTTGTGTAATTTCAGCTATCATTTATGTGTTAGCCTCGATTCAGTGATTTCTGCTGTCTTTCTACGTGGAACCAGGGTCGTATGAAATACTTGGTTCCAAGTTTTCGTGTTATATGCGTCCAGGCCTTGATGGATGTTTGCCGGCCCTCGATCATTTCATTTTGTAACCAGAATCATCACAGAATGGAAATGGCATAGAgttctcttttcttttcacCATTTCATCTTGAGATTTCAGAAGAAAATAAAACTGGTTTACCAACAAACAAGGAGAAAACAGCATATGATATACTAATATAACAGTATGTCGCTGGTATTGAATGAGAATCGAACTAGTGCTTTTatcagagagagggaggggggttTCTACGGGGCGTCATGTTCCAAATTCAGTTTCTTGCATGCCTACGCCGCGATTGAGAGTTCAAACTTCCATTTTTCATTTTCACTTTCATTCTCTTCTTTGGATTGTTAAGATCCCAAAATTTCCATAATGACGCAAGAACTTCGGGTATTGTCGTAATAAGACGATCTCGTGAACTTTCTGCAGCCAAACGAGGGCGTTTGTGGGGATTCGGCATTGAGTAGTGCCAAAACATGCCAGGTATTTCGAAGTAGCTTGGTTGACAGAAGAATTTGAATACAAATTAGAAGCAGTCTACGTACGAATGtgttttaataattatatatggCTCACCTGGATAGTTGTACGTTGACAGAATTATAATGGTAGATGATATATTCACATGCTTGATATGGTAATATATGCATACAAGCAAGACTAACCAACAAGTACTGTGGCTCAAAAACGATAAGCCACGTGTAGAAAGATCAGCTGAGACATTGAAAAAAAGAACTTACATCGAGCATTCCTGCAAGTACAGTAATTCGAATGGTTCCTTTTCTCATAAACAGTACAAACAGAAAGTGGCGCAAGCTGTAATGCTTCCTAAAATCCATAATCTGTCCAACCGGTTTTCATATCTCATCTTCTCCTCCTTGAGCTCGCTCTGAACTTTCGAGTACAGATGACATGACTCAAGGGCTTCACTGTAATTCTTACTCCTTTGACAGCTAAGTGCTTCTTTCAGCACCAGCAAAGTATTTCTACCGTTGAGATGAGAACCCTCCATGTCCCCTAGTTGCATGCTTAGTTCTGTTAGCTTCAGAGTCGTACTCGTGCCTTCACCTTCAGT
Proteins encoded:
- the LOC140878645 gene encoding antifungal protein ginkbilobin-like protein, producing the protein MPNPVNNSMKIITLIMGLMAASFSAVESRPDTTVQSLICNVKSYAPNGPFANSVAYVLADLTNVAPSQPGYNYYTVSPFKPIAYGHATCSVNLGNSECVSCLIAARGSVSSFCANRIGGQVTMVDCSMRYENYGFA